The Sinorhizobium meliloti genome includes a window with the following:
- a CDS encoding sulfate/molybdate ABC transporter ATP-binding protein encodes MEVRVESLRKEFGRFPALVDVTLDILSGELIALLGPSGSGKTTLLRLIAGLESPTEGMIFFGDEDASKRTVQERNIGFVFQHYALFRHMTVLDNVTFGLKVRPANRRPPAAEIRRRALDLIDLVQLSGLEKRYPAQLSGGQRQRVALARAMAVEPSVLLLDEPFGALDAQVRKELRRWLREIHDRTGYTTLFVTHDQEEALELADRVVVMSKGAIEQVGTPDEIYDHPVSPFVYGFIGQSNCLNVTLANGEIWFEGRPIGLRAANEQDGQATLFFRPHDVELIEGGSGCLAGRVTASRRVAGTRHLELDLGKTQSSIEVELPPELASSADRTCIALRPTKWKLFCGE; translated from the coding sequence ATGGAAGTCCGGGTCGAGAGCCTCCGCAAAGAATTCGGCCGCTTCCCGGCGCTCGTCGACGTCACACTCGACATCCTCTCCGGCGAGCTGATTGCGCTCCTCGGCCCGTCGGGTTCAGGAAAGACGACGCTGCTCAGGCTAATTGCTGGCCTCGAAAGCCCGACCGAGGGCATGATCTTCTTCGGCGACGAGGACGCATCGAAGAGGACCGTCCAGGAGCGCAATATCGGCTTCGTCTTCCAGCACTACGCCCTGTTCCGCCACATGACGGTGCTCGACAATGTCACATTCGGGCTCAAGGTACGGCCCGCCAACCGGCGGCCGCCCGCCGCAGAGATCCGCCGTCGTGCGCTCGACCTCATCGACTTGGTGCAGCTCTCTGGGCTCGAAAAACGCTATCCGGCCCAGCTTTCTGGGGGCCAGCGGCAGCGGGTGGCGCTCGCCCGCGCTATGGCGGTCGAACCGAGCGTGCTGCTGCTCGACGAGCCCTTCGGCGCGCTCGACGCGCAGGTTCGCAAGGAACTTCGCCGGTGGCTCCGCGAAATCCACGACCGCACCGGGTACACGACCCTCTTCGTCACCCATGACCAGGAAGAGGCACTCGAGCTTGCCGACCGCGTCGTAGTGATGAGCAAGGGCGCGATCGAGCAAGTCGGCACCCCCGACGAGATCTACGATCACCCCGTCTCGCCTTTCGTCTACGGCTTCATCGGTCAGTCCAATTGTCTCAACGTCACGCTTGCCAATGGTGAGATCTGGTTCGAGGGTCGCCCAATCGGCCTTCGCGCCGCGAACGAGCAGGACGGGCAGGCAACCCTCTTCTTCCGCCCGCACGACGTCGAGCTCATTGAGGGTGGCAGTGGCTGTCTCGCCGGGCGTGTCACGGCGAGTCGGCGTGTAGCGGGCACGCGCCACCTCGAATTGGATCTCGGCAAGACACAGTCGTCGATCGAGGTTGAGTTGCCGCCCGAGCTGGCGTCCTCGGCCGACCGCACCTGTATCGCGCTCCGCCCCACGAAGTGGAAGCTGTTTTGTGGCGAGTAG
- a CDS encoding sulfate ABC transporter substrate-binding protein, with product MRTDRLAEVVKRALLVGMLQLGYIGLAQADTTILNVSYDSTRKLYKEFNAAFAEKWQADTGETVTIQTSHGGSGKQARLVIDGLNADVVTLALEADIVAIAQATGKIPVDWKTRLENDSAPYTSTVVFLVRKGNPKGIRDWSDLTKEGIQVITPNPKTSGGARWNFLAAWAWARATNNGDDAKAEEYVAQLFKHVLALDTGAWGAMTTFVQRGLGDVLLAWENEAYLALEELGPDNFDIVTPSISIRAEPPVALVDGNVDRKGTRKMAEAYLNYLYSDVGQKIVAKHYYRPFKPEAADQKDIDRFADLTLVTIDEFGGWKEAQPKFFGAGGIFDRIYSPGR from the coding sequence ATGCGAACCGATAGACTTGCCGAAGTCGTGAAACGAGCTCTTCTGGTCGGAATGCTGCAGCTCGGTTATATCGGTCTCGCTCAGGCGGACACGACGATCCTGAACGTGTCCTATGACTCGACACGGAAACTCTACAAGGAATTCAACGCCGCCTTTGCCGAAAAATGGCAGGCGGATACGGGCGAGACGGTGACGATCCAGACATCGCATGGCGGCTCCGGAAAGCAGGCGCGCTTGGTGATCGACGGCCTGAACGCCGATGTGGTGACGCTCGCGCTTGAAGCGGACATCGTCGCGATTGCGCAGGCCACCGGCAAGATCCCTGTTGATTGGAAAACCCGTCTTGAGAACGACAGCGCTCCCTACACCTCGACGGTCGTCTTTCTCGTCCGCAAGGGTAACCCGAAAGGCATCAGGGATTGGAGCGATCTGACCAAGGAAGGCATCCAGGTGATCACGCCTAACCCGAAGACCTCGGGCGGCGCCCGCTGGAATTTCCTGGCGGCCTGGGCGTGGGCGCGGGCGACGAACAACGGCGACGATGCCAAGGCGGAGGAATATGTGGCGCAACTCTTCAAGCATGTTCTCGCTCTCGACACTGGCGCGTGGGGAGCGATGACCACCTTCGTCCAGCGCGGTCTCGGCGACGTGCTGCTCGCCTGGGAAAACGAAGCCTACCTCGCGCTCGAAGAACTCGGCCCCGACAACTTCGATATCGTTACGCCCTCGATTTCGATCAGAGCCGAGCCGCCGGTGGCGCTTGTCGACGGCAATGTCGACCGTAAGGGCACGCGCAAGATGGCGGAAGCCTACCTCAATTATCTCTACAGTGATGTGGGGCAGAAGATCGTCGCCAAACACTACTATCGGCCGTTCAAGCCCGAGGCAGCGGATCAGAAGGACATCGACCGCTTCGCCGATCTCACACTGGTCACCATTGACGAGTTCGGCGGATGGAAGGAAGCTCAGCCGAAGTTCTTCGGCGCTGGCGGTATCTTCGATCGTATCTATAGTCCCGGACGATAG
- a CDS encoding CsbD family protein, with the protein MGSAKDKVAGKANELAGKAKKAAGDATDNNSLRAKGAAQEAKGGAQQAKGKLKDAVKGAVDKT; encoded by the coding sequence ATGGGCAGTGCAAAGGACAAAGTGGCCGGCAAGGCCAATGAGCTCGCTGGTAAGGCCAAGAAGGCCGCGGGCGATGCAACCGACAACAACTCGCTCCGCGCCAAAGGCGCAGCGCAAGAGGCAAAGGGCGGTGCCCAGCAAGCCAAGGGAAAGTTAAAGGACGCAGTTAAAGGCGCTGTCGACAAGACTTAA
- a CDS encoding acyl-CoA dehydrogenase family protein — protein sequence MTITKALTESRPTRAELLARIPAFVSEVAKGAAERDLSRKLPFEAFELFRELELGTLRVPVSLGGPGGSVADYIEMIAAIGAADSNVAHALRAHFNYVENVILSEPRERDGGAIELILAGKLFGGAHTEQGTARPGQVTTKIVRQGETYRLNGRKWYATGTAFADFASFSALDEEGQAVGVLLPVDRQGITILDDWDGMGQRLTASGSVILDNVEVFPHELSRRTLDSLVGRHCSTLRQLHLAASAAGAVRNVLSDGLAYVRKQARSAAHSSAETASEDSFVQQVIGEIAANSFAIDAAVATAAEALDRSAAALGVGTDVEIEDALIASALSTARTQLVLGQLGLRSAGRMFELGGGSATSRNNNFDRHWRNIRTILNHNPLLHKSRVLGDYLLNGTTTHLREGKVF from the coding sequence GTGACGATAACCAAGGCGCTGACCGAGTCCCGCCCAACACGCGCGGAACTTCTTGCGCGCATTCCTGCCTTCGTGTCCGAAGTCGCAAAGGGTGCGGCCGAGCGAGATCTTTCGCGTAAGCTCCCCTTCGAAGCCTTTGAGCTTTTCCGTGAACTGGAACTTGGGACCCTCCGTGTCCCGGTTTCACTCGGGGGGCCGGGCGGTTCGGTTGCCGACTATATCGAGATGATAGCCGCGATTGGCGCTGCCGATTCGAACGTCGCACATGCGCTGAGAGCGCATTTCAACTATGTTGAAAACGTCATCTTGAGCGAACCTCGCGAGCGCGACGGCGGTGCGATTGAATTGATCCTCGCTGGAAAGCTCTTCGGCGGTGCCCACACCGAGCAGGGCACGGCCCGTCCTGGACAGGTGACGACGAAGATTGTCAGGCAGGGTGAAACCTATAGGCTCAACGGCCGAAAATGGTACGCCACCGGAACGGCCTTCGCCGATTTTGCTTCGTTCAGTGCGCTGGATGAGGAAGGGCAGGCAGTCGGTGTTCTGCTGCCAGTCGACAGGCAAGGCATCACAATTCTCGACGATTGGGATGGCATGGGGCAGCGACTAACGGCAAGCGGCAGTGTGATCCTCGACAATGTCGAGGTATTTCCGCACGAGTTGTCCCGCCGCACCCTCGACAGTCTCGTTGGCCGGCATTGTTCGACACTGCGCCAGTTGCATCTGGCGGCGAGCGCCGCCGGCGCCGTGCGCAACGTTCTGTCGGACGGGCTCGCCTATGTCCGGAAACAGGCGCGCTCCGCCGCCCACAGCAGCGCCGAAACGGCAAGTGAAGATTCTTTCGTCCAGCAGGTTATCGGCGAAATCGCTGCGAATTCCTTTGCTATCGATGCGGCGGTCGCAACAGCTGCGGAGGCGCTGGACCGCTCGGCTGCCGCACTCGGAGTGGGAACGGATGTCGAGATCGAGGATGCCTTGATCGCCAGTGCGCTTTCGACGGCGCGAACGCAACTCGTTCTTGGTCAGCTCGGATTGCGAAGCGCCGGGCGCATGTTCGAGCTCGGAGGCGGGTCGGCGACCTCCCGCAACAACAACTTCGATCGGCACTGGCGCAATATCCGCACGATACTCAACCACAACCCGTTGCTGCACAAATCGCGTGTGCTGGGCGACTATCTGCTGAACGGCACGACCACGCATCTGAGGGAAGGGAAGGTGTTTTGA
- a CDS encoding ABC transporter substrate-binding protein has protein sequence MTSRKTAILKLTRRAFLLSSVALATATAMPVLPVPSFAAEEPTRGGSVSINIGTEPPVLVLIAHSAGAAYYISGKATESLLSYDKDFNPQPLLATEWTVSEDGLRYWFKLRQDVRWHDGRDFTAEDVAFSILALKENHPRGRATFAHVKEANVLNSHEVELTLAKPAPYLLTAFASFEAPIVPKHLYEGTKIAENPHNVAPVGTGPYKFVEWVRGSHALFVRNEDYWGSPKPYLDQIIFRFIVDPAAAVAAIETGEVQVSTANLPLTDIDRLKAKPNLVVDTDPAPYSPSIARAEFNLENKYLADIKVRHAIAHAVDKDFIVNTVYLGYATRLDGPVSPDLAQFYSPDLPKYEFDPAKSEKLLDEAGYARGADGFRFKLFIDPTQPSGPPKQTAEYIAQALAKVGIKVELRTQDFATFVKRVFTDRDFDIAIEGMSNLYDPTVGVQRLYWSKNFKPGVPFTNGSKYSNPEVDRLLETAAVEIDPKKRLELFNEFQKLVVEDLPTLDIVTPAVITVYDKRVKNLKLGVEHLWSNGADIYLDGQS, from the coding sequence ATGACATCAAGAAAGACTGCGATTTTGAAGCTTACGCGACGCGCGTTCCTCCTTTCCTCCGTTGCACTTGCAACCGCGACTGCCATGCCAGTGCTGCCGGTGCCCTCGTTCGCTGCCGAGGAGCCGACGCGCGGCGGCAGCGTCTCGATCAACATCGGCACGGAGCCGCCGGTTCTCGTGCTCATTGCCCACAGTGCCGGCGCTGCCTATTACATCAGCGGCAAGGCGACCGAGAGCCTGCTGAGCTACGACAAGGATTTCAATCCTCAACCTCTGCTCGCCACGGAGTGGACGGTGAGCGAAGATGGCCTGCGCTACTGGTTCAAGCTGCGTCAGGACGTGCGCTGGCACGACGGCAGGGATTTCACTGCTGAAGACGTCGCTTTTTCAATCCTGGCGCTGAAGGAGAACCATCCGCGCGGCCGGGCGACCTTCGCGCATGTGAAAGAGGCGAATGTCCTCAATTCGCATGAGGTGGAACTGACCCTTGCGAAACCGGCTCCGTACCTGCTGACCGCCTTCGCCAGCTTCGAAGCGCCGATCGTTCCCAAACATCTCTACGAGGGAACGAAGATTGCTGAAAACCCGCACAACGTCGCGCCGGTTGGCACCGGCCCTTACAAGTTCGTCGAATGGGTTCGCGGAAGTCACGCGCTTTTCGTGCGCAACGAAGACTATTGGGGGTCGCCAAAGCCGTACCTCGACCAGATCATCTTCCGGTTCATCGTCGACCCCGCCGCAGCTGTGGCCGCGATCGAGACCGGCGAGGTGCAGGTCTCGACGGCCAACCTGCCGCTGACCGATATCGACCGGCTGAAGGCCAAACCGAACCTCGTCGTCGATACCGACCCGGCGCCGTATTCACCGAGCATTGCCCGCGCGGAGTTCAACCTTGAGAACAAGTATCTGGCCGACATCAAGGTGCGACATGCGATCGCGCATGCGGTCGACAAGGATTTCATCGTCAACACCGTCTACCTCGGCTACGCCACCCGCCTCGACGGACCGGTTAGCCCGGACCTTGCGCAGTTCTACTCGCCGGACCTTCCCAAGTACGAGTTCGACCCGGCGAAGTCCGAGAAGCTTTTGGATGAGGCAGGTTACGCGCGCGGCGCCGATGGTTTTCGCTTCAAGCTGTTCATCGATCCGACCCAGCCGTCCGGTCCTCCCAAGCAGACCGCGGAATACATCGCACAGGCGCTTGCCAAGGTTGGCATCAAGGTGGAACTGCGAACGCAGGACTTCGCGACTTTCGTCAAGCGCGTCTTCACTGATCGAGACTTCGACATCGCCATCGAGGGCATGAGCAATCTCTACGACCCGACCGTCGGCGTCCAGCGCCTCTACTGGTCGAAAAACTTCAAACCGGGCGTCCCCTTCACCAACGGTTCCAAATATTCGAATCCGGAAGTCGACCGGCTGCTCGAAACGGCCGCCGTCGAGATCGACCCGAAGAAGCGGTTGGAACTCTTCAACGAGTTCCAGAAGCTGGTGGTCGAGGACTTACCGACGCTCGATATCGTCACGCCGGCGGTGATCACCGTCTACGACAAGCGGGTGAAGAACCTGAAACTGGGTGTCGAGCATCTCTGGAGCAACGGGGCGGACATTTATCTCGACGGGCAATCGTAA
- a CDS encoding amidohydrolase family protein, whose protein sequence is MPCGQWGKVRRRIPVGHPVAHFATNCRTCTWSLRPSVLAHSFTRRGGVYGRAERAIGRRPDVYFDTMGHDPDIIRTLTDCFGPERVLTGTDWPILAALNRDEFRGSLLRAGLNEQEARLVTGSNVRRLLGLQHERRRLSKGRQNIEPRISDPGLFATRLPLD, encoded by the coding sequence GTGCCGTGTGGGCAGTGGGGAAAAGTTCGGCGTCGCATTCCTGTCGGTCATCCAGTCGCCCATTTCGCGACGAACTGCCGGACCTGCACCTGGTCTTTGCGACCCTCGGTCTTGGCGCACTCGTTCACGCGGCGCGGCGGCGTATACGGCCGCGCCGAGCGGGCGATAGGACGGCGGCCCGACGTCTACTTCGATACGATGGGGCATGATCCGGACATCATTCGCACGCTCACGGACTGTTTCGGCCCAGAACGCGTGCTCACCGGCACTGATTGGCCAATCCTTGCAGCTCTCAACCGGGACGAATTTCGAGGTAGTCTGTTACGAGCCGGGCTGAATGAGCAGGAGGCACGCCTCGTTACCGGCAGCAATGTCCGGCGCCTTCTCGGCTTGCAGCATGAGCGGCGGCGGCTGAGTAAAGGCCGACAAAACATAGAGCCCCGGATCAGTGATCCGGGGCTCTTTGCAACTCGGCTGCCATTGGACTGA
- a CDS encoding aldo/keto reductase: MVEYRYLGRSALKVSPLTLGSMMFGNQTPDDVAFRIIDKAREQGINFIDTADVYHDGKSEEVVGRGIKAHRDHWVVATKFVNSRQKGPNLGGYSRKWVYQTVESSLRNLGTDYIDILYFHRAVFDAPLEEPVRAIADLIKAGKLRYFGVSNFRGWRIAEVAHLADQLGIDRPIASQPLYNIVNRTAEAEQLPAAAAYGLGAVSYSPLARGVLTGKYNPGEAPAADTRAGRGDKRMHDVEFREESISIAKQIAVHAQAKGIAAADFALAWVLNNRLITSTIAGPRTEEHWDGYIRALDVKLDAEDEALVDRLVAPGHPSTPGFTDPGHPLEGREPRSGATEAEIIPLARSQRVA, translated from the coding sequence ATGGTTGAGTATCGCTATCTTGGGCGCAGCGCCCTCAAAGTGTCGCCGCTGACACTCGGATCCATGATGTTCGGCAACCAGACGCCTGATGACGTCGCCTTCCGCATCATCGACAAGGCGCGCGAACAGGGCATCAACTTCATCGACACGGCGGACGTCTACCACGACGGCAAGTCGGAAGAGGTGGTCGGGCGCGGCATCAAGGCGCATCGCGATCACTGGGTGGTGGCGACGAAGTTCGTTAATTCGCGCCAGAAGGGGCCGAACCTCGGCGGCTATTCGCGCAAGTGGGTCTACCAGACCGTCGAGAGCTCGCTGCGCAATCTCGGCACGGACTATATTGACATCCTCTATTTCCACCGCGCCGTCTTCGATGCGCCGCTCGAAGAGCCGGTGCGGGCGATCGCCGACCTGATCAAGGCCGGCAAGCTGCGCTATTTCGGGGTTTCGAATTTCAGGGGGTGGCGCATTGCAGAAGTCGCCCATCTCGCCGACCAGCTCGGCATCGACCGGCCGATCGCCAGCCAGCCGCTCTATAACATTGTCAACCGCACGGCAGAGGCCGAGCAATTGCCGGCGGCTGCCGCTTATGGACTGGGTGCCGTGTCCTATAGCCCGCTGGCGCGTGGCGTCCTGACGGGCAAATACAATCCCGGCGAAGCGCCGGCCGCCGATACCCGCGCCGGGCGCGGCGACAAGCGGATGCACGACGTGGAGTTCCGCGAAGAATCGATCTCGATCGCCAAGCAGATTGCCGTCCACGCACAAGCCAAGGGCATCGCAGCCGCCGATTTTGCGCTCGCCTGGGTGCTCAATAACCGGCTGATCACATCGACCATTGCGGGCCCGCGCACCGAAGAGCACTGGGATGGCTACATTCGCGCACTCGACGTCAAGCTTGATGCGGAAGACGAGGCCCTGGTCGATCGCCTGGTCGCGCCCGGCCATCCTTCGACCCCGGGCTTCACCGATCCGGGTCATCCTCTCGAGGGACGCGAGCCGAGGTCCGGCGCGACGGAAGCCGAGATCATTCCGCTTGCCCGTTCGCAGCGCGTCGCCTGA
- a CDS encoding ABC transporter ATP-binding protein, translated as MPLISASNLKTHYKTRDGLLRSVDGVDLVVERGETVGLVGESGCGKSTLGKTLLRLVDPTAGRIEFKGQDITALDQGRLRNVRKSIQMIFQDPFASLNPRHTIGEILEAPLIVHKAGSPPERRRTVASIVAKVGLPADAINRYPHEFSGGQRQRIGIARALLLNPELIVCDEPVSALDLSIQAQILNLLVEMKKEFGLSYLFISHDLSVVRYFCDRVLVMYLGRIVESADNETLWSDPRHPYTRALMAAVPDPSRPRQAAPLGGELPSPNNIPPGCRFHTRCPLATELCRVAEPEFRAIKPGHHVACHVADHIN; from the coding sequence ATGCCGCTCATCTCAGCCTCTAATCTCAAGACCCATTACAAGACCCGCGACGGACTGTTGCGCTCGGTCGATGGCGTCGATCTCGTGGTCGAGCGTGGCGAGACCGTCGGGCTTGTCGGTGAAAGTGGTTGCGGCAAGTCGACGCTTGGCAAGACACTTCTGCGCCTTGTCGATCCGACCGCGGGGCGGATCGAGTTCAAGGGCCAGGACATCACGGCACTCGACCAGGGGCGGCTGAGAAACGTCCGCAAGTCGATCCAGATGATCTTTCAGGACCCATTCGCATCGCTCAATCCGCGACACACGATCGGTGAAATCCTGGAAGCGCCGCTGATCGTGCACAAGGCCGGCAGCCCGCCAGAACGCCGTCGCACTGTCGCCAGCATCGTCGCCAAGGTCGGGCTGCCTGCCGACGCCATCAACCGCTACCCGCACGAATTCTCAGGGGGCCAGCGGCAAAGGATCGGCATTGCCCGCGCGCTACTGCTCAATCCTGAACTGATCGTCTGCGACGAGCCCGTTTCGGCGCTAGACCTGTCGATCCAGGCACAGATCCTGAACCTCCTGGTGGAGATGAAGAAGGAGTTTGGTCTCTCCTACCTCTTCATCAGCCATGACCTGTCGGTGGTGCGCTATTTCTGCGATCGGGTTCTGGTCATGTATCTCGGTCGGATCGTGGAAAGCGCCGACAACGAGACGCTTTGGTCGGACCCGCGCCATCCATATACGCGAGCGCTGATGGCCGCCGTTCCCGATCCCTCGCGGCCGAGACAGGCGGCTCCGCTTGGCGGCGAGTTGCCGAGCCCGAACAACATTCCCCCTGGCTGTCGGTTCCACACCCGATGCCCGTTGGCGACCGAGCTTTGCCGTGTTGCCGAACCTGAATTCCGCGCCATCAAGCCCGGCCATCACGTGGCCTGCCATGTTGCGGACCACATCAACTGA
- a CDS encoding ABC transporter ATP-binding protein, with amino-acid sequence MAPLLQVENLTIGFPRAEPVRNLSFEVGAGETLAIVGESGSGKSLTALALMQLLPRAAQVTSGRIIFDDRDLLDLDAREMRRLRGREIAMIFQEPMTSLNPVMSIGRQIGEVLKVHENVSARAARERAIELLKLVRIPAAEKRIDDYPHQLSGGMRQRVMIAMAVACRPKLLIADEPTTALDVTIQAQVLDLLDTLRRELQMAVVLITHDLGVVAQWADKVVVMYAGRKVEQALPGDLFNDPLHPYTRGLLSASPRLKNDFHYLNGPLTEIPGTIVSAAGEAGCPFRPRCRQARASCAHQVPPLIAQTPDRLVACPFTSSLKAVPDAAHLSL; translated from the coding sequence ATGGCGCCGCTGCTTCAGGTCGAAAACCTCACCATCGGCTTTCCGCGCGCGGAACCGGTCCGCAACCTGTCGTTTGAGGTTGGGGCGGGCGAGACACTGGCGATCGTCGGAGAATCCGGTTCGGGCAAATCGCTGACGGCGCTCGCCCTGATGCAATTGCTGCCGCGCGCAGCACAAGTGACCAGCGGCCGCATCATCTTTGACGACCGCGACCTCCTGGATCTGGATGCGCGAGAAATGCGACGCCTGCGCGGGCGCGAGATCGCCATGATCTTTCAGGAGCCGATGACGAGCCTCAATCCTGTCATGTCGATCGGCCGGCAGATCGGCGAAGTGCTGAAGGTGCATGAAAACGTCTCGGCCAGGGCGGCGCGAGAACGCGCGATCGAGCTTCTGAAGCTCGTGCGCATCCCTGCCGCCGAAAAGCGGATCGACGACTATCCGCACCAACTCTCGGGCGGCATGCGCCAGCGGGTCATGATCGCCATGGCGGTCGCCTGCCGGCCGAAACTGCTGATTGCCGACGAGCCGACGACGGCGCTCGATGTGACGATCCAGGCGCAGGTTCTGGATCTCCTCGACACCCTCAGGCGCGAGCTGCAGATGGCTGTCGTTTTGATCACCCACGACCTCGGCGTCGTCGCGCAATGGGCCGATAAGGTCGTCGTGATGTATGCCGGCCGCAAGGTCGAGCAGGCACTGCCCGGCGATCTCTTCAACGATCCTCTGCATCCCTATACGCGCGGGCTGCTTTCGGCTTCGCCGCGCTTGAAGAACGACTTTCACTATCTGAACGGTCCGCTCACCGAGATCCCCGGAACGATCGTTTCTGCGGCAGGCGAGGCGGGTTGTCCCTTCAGACCGCGCTGTCGCCAAGCGCGCGCAAGCTGCGCCCATCAGGTGCCGCCTTTGATTGCTCAAACGCCGGACCGACTCGTCGCCTGCCCGTTCACCTCGTCCCTCAAGGCCGTCCCCGATGCCGCTCATCTCAGCCTCTAA
- a CDS encoding ABC transporter permease — protein sequence MSTTDFGAFPAVTGGAYAAPATNEQATAPERPAWSNMKAPDARSQQTAAVAITNGRRALKVFLANPNALFGTAFLALVIAVALLAPVLYPGDPLSMVGKPFLWPGQHPGFPLGTDSLGRDVLAGILHGSRISLFVGLMATALGLTFGVFVGAIAGYFGGWIDDLLVRLIEIFQTLPSFVLLVVLVAIVQPSATTVTLAIAVISWPTVARLTRAEFRAIREKDFVMAARSLGFGDGRIIFCEILPNALPPIIVTSSVMVATAILMESALSFMGLGDPNVVSWGSMIGTGRELVRTAWYLTALPGLAIVFTVLALNLIGDGLNDALNPRFTQDR from the coding sequence ATGTCCACCACCGACTTCGGGGCCTTTCCAGCTGTCACGGGCGGCGCCTATGCTGCTCCGGCCACGAACGAGCAGGCAACCGCGCCGGAACGTCCGGCCTGGAGCAATATGAAGGCTCCCGACGCGCGCTCTCAGCAGACCGCAGCGGTCGCCATTACCAACGGGCGGAGGGCACTGAAGGTCTTTCTCGCCAACCCCAATGCGCTGTTCGGCACTGCATTCCTCGCGCTCGTGATCGCCGTCGCACTGCTGGCGCCGGTGCTCTATCCCGGCGACCCCCTGTCCATGGTTGGAAAACCGTTCCTCTGGCCAGGCCAGCATCCAGGTTTTCCGCTCGGCACGGATTCGCTTGGTCGTGACGTCCTGGCAGGCATTCTGCACGGGTCGCGGATCTCCTTGTTCGTGGGGCTTATGGCGACGGCGCTCGGTCTCACCTTCGGTGTTTTCGTCGGTGCGATTGCCGGTTACTTCGGTGGCTGGATCGACGACCTACTCGTCAGGCTCATCGAGATCTTCCAGACTCTGCCGAGCTTCGTGCTCCTCGTCGTTCTGGTCGCGATTGTCCAACCTTCGGCAACCACCGTCACCCTTGCGATTGCCGTCATCTCCTGGCCGACGGTCGCGCGGCTGACCAGGGCCGAATTCCGTGCAATCCGTGAAAAGGATTTTGTCATGGCCGCCCGCAGTCTCGGCTTTGGCGATGGTCGGATCATCTTTTGCGAGATCTTACCGAATGCACTGCCGCCGATCATCGTCACTTCTTCGGTCATGGTCGCAACCGCGATCCTGATGGAGTCGGCGCTCTCCTTCATGGGTCTCGGCGATCCGAATGTGGTGAGCTGGGGCTCGATGATCGGCACCGGCCGCGAACTGGTCCGAACCGCCTGGTACCTGACAGCGCTTCCGGGCCTCGCGATCGTCTTTACGGTGCTTGCGCTCAACCTCATCGGTGACGGACTGAACGACGCTCTCAATCCGCGCTTCACGCAGGATCGTTGA
- a CDS encoding ABC transporter permease encodes MPVLIRIARTLRRTLLQAVPTILGIVILNFFLLQLAPGDAADVLAGEAGSATEESVAALRARFGLDSPVLEQLATYLGNLAQFSLGFSPRYGMPVADLIVQRLPGTLTLMAVALFIAILLGVVLGSLMASFAGRIPDRLLSIFSLLFYSIPSFWIGLMLIVLFSVKLGWLPSGGAATIGSQLKGFPALLDKARYMVLPATSLALFYVAIYARLTRAAMLEVKNHDFVRTAYAKGLTPFGVTARHILRNALIPITTMAGMHIGGMLGGAVVVETVYSWPGLGRLAFEAVMGRDFTVLLGILLLSSLLVIIANAAVDLVHAWLDPRIGAR; translated from the coding sequence ATGCCGGTGCTGATCAGAATTGCGCGAACGCTTCGACGAACACTTCTGCAGGCGGTTCCGACGATCCTCGGAATCGTGATCCTGAACTTCTTCCTTTTGCAGTTGGCACCTGGTGACGCGGCGGATGTTCTGGCCGGCGAGGCGGGTTCGGCGACGGAAGAGAGTGTTGCGGCGCTGAGAGCCCGCTTCGGGCTGGATAGTCCGGTGCTCGAGCAATTGGCGACCTACCTCGGCAACCTCGCTCAGTTCAGTCTTGGATTTTCACCGCGCTACGGCATGCCGGTTGCCGACCTGATTGTCCAGCGCCTGCCGGGAACACTGACGCTGATGGCGGTTGCGCTCTTCATTGCCATCCTTCTCGGGGTCGTGTTGGGATCGCTAATGGCAAGCTTTGCAGGACGGATCCCGGACCGCCTGCTGTCAATCTTCTCGCTGCTCTTTTACTCGATCCCGAGCTTCTGGATCGGCCTGATGCTGATCGTGCTCTTCTCGGTCAAACTCGGTTGGCTGCCGAGCGGCGGCGCGGCGACGATCGGCTCGCAGTTGAAAGGGTTCCCGGCACTGCTCGATAAGGCGCGCTACATGGTGCTGCCAGCGACCTCGCTCGCGCTCTTCTACGTCGCGATCTATGCGCGGCTGACACGCGCTGCCATGCTCGAAGTCAAGAACCATGATTTCGTGCGCACCGCCTATGCCAAGGGTCTGACGCCGTTTGGCGTGACAGCGAGGCACATTCTGCGAAACGCGCTGATCCCGATCACGACCATGGCTGGAATGCACATCGGCGGCATGCTCGGCGGCGCGGTGGTGGTGGAAACCGTCTATAGCTGGCCGGGTCTAGGTCGCCTCGCCTTCGAGGCGGTCATGGGCCGGGATTTCACCGTGCTGCTCGGCATCCTGCTCCTGTCCTCTCTTCTCGTCATCATCGCCAACGCGGCAGTGGACCTCGTCCACGCCTGGCTCGATCCCCGAATAGGAGCTCGCTGA